The following are encoded in a window of Gossypium raimondii isolate GPD5lz chromosome 13, ASM2569854v1, whole genome shotgun sequence genomic DNA:
- the LOC128036211 gene encoding uncharacterized protein LOC128036211 has protein sequence MGRSASSEMMPSHSDIEEGDVKHGLSSSQEFHGELPSTTYTNQQDFECATANSVPVIYFDEQQSLPETYTTQMFHGELPSATYTNQQDSECATTNSVPVIYFDEQQSLPETHTTQMFHGELPSATYTNQQDSECVTANSVLVIYFDEQQSLPETHTTQMAQIQGQTSKKKSPKPEERGKAARLLLPDTAQDSKENLKKKPPKNTACSAFIADLLLLLLCLSLLFTSASGVIGAGGGRCGVAVAVAEEAKSQGVTPRVSVFETLGR, from the exons ATGGGAAGAAGCGCCTCGTCTGAGATGATGCCTTCGCATTCTGATATTGAGGAAGGTGATGTTAAGCATGGACTTTCCTCCTCTCAAGAG TTTCATGGGGAGCTTCCAAGTACAACTTATACGAATCAACAAGATTTTGAGTGTGCGACTGCAAATTCTGTACCTGTGATTTATTTTGATGAACAACAATCTTTACCTGAGACTTATACGACTCAAATG TTTCATGGGGAGCTTCCAAGTGCAACTTATACGAATCAACAAGATTCTGAGTGTGCGACTACAAATTCTGTACCTGTGATTTATTTTGATGAACAACAATCTTTACCTGAGACTCATACGACTCAAATG TTTCATGGGGAGCTTCCAAGTGCAACTTATACGAATCAACAAGATTCTGAGTGTGTGACTGCAAATTCTGTACTTGTGATTTATTTTGATGAACAACAATCTTTACCTGAGACTCATACGACTCAAATG GCACAAATCCAAGGCCAAACCTCGAAAAAAAAGAGCCCGAAGCCTGAAGAACGAGGGAAGGCCGCTCGTCTTCTCCTCCCCGACACAGCACAG GATTCAAaggaaaatctaaaaaaaaagcCCCCCAAAAATACTGCAtgttcggcttttatagccgatttatTACTGCTTCTGTTGTGTCTTTCTTTGCTGTTTACAAGTGCAAGTGGGGTGATTGGAGCAGGTGGTGGTAGGTGCGGTGTAGCAGTGGCGGTGGCAGAGGAGGCCAAAAGTCAAGGGGTGACGCCTAGGGTTTCAGTCTTTGAAACCCTAGGCAGATAG